The following proteins come from a genomic window of Nostoc sp. ATCC 53789:
- a CDS encoding response regulator: MTHKILIVDDEPNILILMEQALEALEDEGVELLTARNGEEALETIKTEKPNLVFLDVMMPKMNGLQVCHIVKHDLEMTDIYIVILTAKGQEFDKQKGIEVGADLYLTKPFRPKEVLEKSRQVLGF, encoded by the coding sequence ATGACTCATAAAATTCTGATTGTTGACGATGAACCCAATATCTTGATTTTGATGGAACAAGCCTTAGAAGCATTAGAAGACGAGGGCGTAGAACTTCTAACTGCTAGAAATGGAGAAGAAGCTCTTGAAACTATTAAAACTGAAAAACCAAATCTAGTTTTTCTCGATGTAATGATGCCTAAAATGAACGGTTTGCAAGTCTGCCACATTGTTAAACATGACTTGGAAATGACTGACATCTACATTGTGATATTGACAGCTAAAGGACAGGAATTTGATAAACAGAAAGGGATTGAGGTTGGTGCAGATTTATATCTAACTAAACCATTTCGACCCAAAGAAGTACTTGAAAAATCAAGGCAGGTGTTAGGATTTTGA
- a CDS encoding PAS domain S-box protein, giving the protein MFKQLDDYNSQLFEKCPVGLALCRTDGTLINTNLAYAAILGRTVPETLNLSYWQITPESYAASDRATLENLEQTGRYGPYEKELIHKDGHLVPVRISGLIIEKDGERMIWSSVEDISDLRLAQQERQHTEQILKQSEARYRSLVTATTQIVWVSTPEGICIELASWIAYTGQSLAEAANGGWIDAVHPDDRDRTAQVWYTAVAKCSIYETEYRIRGKDGSYRHFSVCGAPVLEADGDVREWVGTCTDIHDRKLGEQTLQQNEQRFRSLVTASSQIVWVATPEGLAVSHEMPTWLAYTGQSAEEVEGLGWLDPIHPDDRNRTALAWSTAVANKSLFQTEYRFRGKDGSYRHFFVCGAPVLEKDGSVREWIGTCTDIHDRKQAEAENQRLMDMLNHSSDAIIVRDMSDKISHWNQGAERLYGWTREEVKGQCIQAFLKKIFPKPKEEIIAELLEQGNWEGEVQHLTHFGKLIIVQSRWTLQRDIDGQPCAVLEINTDITARKQAEIALRQLNQELEARVAERTAALQNTLAEAHGLNAILDNLADGLLVADTVGQITHFNPAFLAMYELTDTSVNGHYRELPISGLAELVARTQSHPGEVFSAEVALTKERIGQAVATAIFKKTVEQEPPTCFGSALLIRDITAEKEIDKMKTDFISTVSHELRTPLTSVLGFASIIKEKLETDVFPIISTEDRKLQKTIKRVADNLNIIVSEAERLTSLINDVLDIAKMEAGKVEWQMQPLDPSELLDWATNSTAGLFETNGLQLVSEIEPGLPQIVGDRNRLLQVLINLISNAVKFTESGCVTCRVKQGDDGVCISVIDTGIGIAPEDQPKVFEKFRQVGDTLTDKPKGTGLGLPICKQIIDHHGGRIWVESEPGNGSIFSFIIPTYTSDQKTTTNLNLDTLVKQLKEHVITTNPVVNKNRKTILVVDDDANIRELLRQQLENEGYNVQEGKDGVDAIHQIKIARPDLILLDVMMPQINGFDVAAVLKNDPQTADIPIIILSIIENKERGYHIGIDRYLTKPINTEKLLNEIGSLLYQGTSSKKVLVVDKNASALKTLSDVLQAQGYNVIEASNPQECINKALSAKPDMIIIDSIFSQEGDLVKTLRFEKELENVFFIMLSEQ; this is encoded by the coding sequence ATGTTTAAGCAACTTGATGATTACAATAGTCAGCTATTTGAAAAATGTCCTGTTGGCCTAGCATTGTGCCGAACAGATGGGACGCTAATTAATACTAACCTTGCCTATGCTGCTATTTTGGGGCGCACTGTTCCAGAAACCCTGAATCTCAGCTATTGGCAAATTACTCCTGAAAGCTATGCTGCCTCTGACCGAGCTACCCTAGAAAACCTAGAACAAACTGGTCGCTATGGGCCTTACGAGAAGGAGCTAATTCACAAAGATGGGCATCTAGTCCCGGTCAGAATCTCCGGGCTGATAATTGAGAAAGATGGCGAACGAATGATTTGGTCTAGTGTGGAGGATATCAGCGATCTTCGACTCGCCCAGCAGGAACGCCAACATACTGAACAAATCTTGAAACAGAGTGAAGCTCGATATCGCTCTCTAGTAACCGCTACGACACAAATTGTTTGGGTAAGCACACCAGAAGGAATTTGCATTGAACTAGCAAGCTGGATAGCATATACAGGTCAAAGTCTAGCAGAAGCGGCAAATGGAGGTTGGATTGATGCCGTTCATCCTGACGATCGCGATCGCACAGCCCAAGTCTGGTATACAGCTGTGGCCAAGTGCAGCATTTATGAAACAGAATACCGAATTCGTGGCAAAGACGGCAGCTATCGCCACTTTTCTGTCTGTGGTGCCCCAGTCTTGGAAGCAGACGGCGACGTTCGAGAGTGGGTTGGCACCTGCACCGATATTCACGATCGCAAACTAGGAGAACAAACTCTCCAACAAAACGAACAACGGTTTCGCTCTCTGGTGACTGCTAGCTCACAAATTGTCTGGGTGGCTACGCCTGAAGGACTGGCGGTAAGCCATGAAATGCCTACCTGGTTAGCGTACACAGGTCAGAGTGCAGAAGAAGTTGAGGGTTTGGGCTGGCTTGATCCGATTCACCCCGATGACCGTAACCGCACAGCCTTAGCCTGGAGTACTGCTGTGGCAAATAAGAGCCTCTTTCAAACTGAATACCGATTTCGTGGCAAAGACGGCAGCTATCGCCACTTTTTTGTCTGTGGTGCCCCCGTCTTAGAAAAAGATGGCAGCGTTCGAGAATGGATTGGTACTTGCACCGATATTCACGATCGCAAACAAGCAGAAGCCGAAAATCAACGTTTGATGGATATGTTAAATCATTCCAGTGATGCCATCATCGTTCGTGACATGAGCGACAAAATCTCTCACTGGAATCAGGGTGCCGAGAGACTCTACGGTTGGACGCGTGAAGAAGTAAAAGGCCAATGTATTCAAGCATTTCTCAAAAAAATCTTTCCAAAACCAAAAGAAGAAATCATCGCAGAGTTATTAGAGCAAGGTAATTGGGAAGGAGAAGTGCAACACCTCACCCATTTTGGCAAATTGATTATCGTCCAGAGTCGATGGACATTGCAACGAGACATCGACGGTCAGCCCTGCGCGGTGCTAGAAATTAATACCGATATCACTGCCCGCAAACAAGCAGAAATTGCTCTGCGGCAACTGAATCAAGAACTGGAAGCCAGAGTTGCAGAGCGGACAGCTGCCCTGCAAAATACCTTAGCAGAAGCACACGGATTAAATGCCATTTTAGATAACTTAGCAGACGGTTTATTAGTGGCAGACACCGTAGGACAAATTACCCACTTCAATCCTGCCTTTTTAGCTATGTATGAATTGACAGATACCTCTGTCAACGGTCACTACCGAGAACTGCCAATATCTGGTTTAGCAGAACTGGTTGCCCGAACTCAATCTCATCCCGGAGAGGTATTTTCTGCTGAAGTTGCACTGACGAAGGAACGCATTGGTCAGGCAGTGGCGACCGCTATTTTCAAAAAGACGGTGGAGCAAGAACCCCCTACCTGCTTCGGTTCTGCGCTGCTGATTCGGGATATAACAGCAGAAAAAGAGATTGACAAGATGAAGACCGACTTTATCTCAACGGTTTCCCACGAACTGCGAACACCACTAACTTCTGTTCTCGGTTTTGCATCAATTATTAAAGAAAAGCTAGAAACTGATGTGTTTCCAATAATTTCTACTGAAGACCGCAAGCTTCAAAAAACCATTAAGCGGGTGGCGGATAATCTCAACATTATTGTGTCGGAAGCAGAACGACTCACATCTTTGATTAACGATGTCTTAGACATCGCCAAGATGGAAGCAGGTAAGGTGGAATGGCAGATGCAGCCGCTCGATCCCAGCGAATTACTGGATTGGGCAACCAATTCTACCGCCGGGTTGTTTGAAACCAATGGCTTGCAGTTAGTCAGCGAGATTGAACCTGGACTGCCTCAGATAGTAGGCGATCGCAACCGTTTGCTGCAAGTTTTAATTAATCTGATTTCTAATGCCGTTAAATTTACCGAATCTGGTTGTGTTACCTGCCGCGTCAAACAAGGAGACGACGGTGTTTGCATCAGCGTCATCGACACAGGCATTGGTATTGCACCAGAAGATCAGCCAAAAGTGTTTGAGAAATTCCGCCAAGTTGGTGACACCCTCACCGACAAACCCAAAGGCACAGGGTTAGGGCTACCCATCTGTAAACAAATCATCGATCATCATGGCGGTAGAATTTGGGTTGAAAGTGAACCAGGGAATGGCAGTATATTCTCATTCATCATTCCCACCTACACCAGCGATCAAAAAACCACTACTAATCTGAATCTGGATACGCTAGTCAAACAACTTAAAGAACACGTCATTACCACAAACCCAGTGGTGAACAAAAACCGTAAAACCATTTTAGTTGTGGATGATGACGCTAACATTCGGGAACTGCTTCGTCAACAACTAGAAAATGAAGGCTACAACGTTCAGGAAGGAAAGGACGGCGTGGATGCAATTCATCAAATTAAAATAGCCCGTCCCGATCTGATTCTCTTGGACGTGATGATGCCCCAAATCAACGGTTTTGATGTGGCAGCTGTTCTCAAGAATGATCCTCAGACCGCAGACATTCCGATCATTATTTTGTCAATTATTGAAAACAAAGAACGGGGCTACCACATTGGTATTGATCGCTATCTCACCAAGCCCATTAATACAGAGAAACTCCTCAACGAAATTGGCTCACTGCTTTACCAGGGTACTTCTAGTAAAAAGGTATTAGTTGTAGATAAAAATGCATCAGCTTTAAAAACCTTATCCGATGTACTACAAGCTCAGGGATACAACGTGATTGAAGCCTCTAATCCGCAAGAATGCATAAATAAAGCTCTGTCAGCCAAACCTGACATGATCATCATCGATTCTATCTTCTCTCAAGAAGGTGATTTGGTGAAAACCCTACGGTTTGAGAAAGAGTTAGAAAATGTATTTTTTATTATGCTGTCTGAGCAGTAA